The proteins below come from a single Magnetococcales bacterium genomic window:
- a CDS encoding HrgA protein — translation MPLNLANTVIAFLKDHPDEKFTARQIAEWVFQTFPEECQNKKAKSKSQSVRSDDDLIRQIQSEIGPRMMDPKKAAQIKTTEGRPRKYYFTGKSDEDEVVQAESEARQSSDASSAQPAKTQEADLYPVIASWLRAEHGLYAMRIDEKRSSNQRGPNGNKWLYPDLVGMEDLSAEWDREIKDCVKQYADKKTRLWSFEVKLLINRSNVREAYFQAVSNSSWASFGYLVAGEIQGKDTMQELRMLFALHGIGVIQLEPDEISESQIIIPARERPEIDWNTCNRLATENSDFMEFIRRVRQFYQTGDPRASDWEK, via the coding sequence ATGCCCCTGAACCTGGCCAACACCGTCATCGCCTTCCTGAAGGATCACCCGGACGAGAAGTTCACCGCCCGGCAGATTGCGGAGTGGGTGTTCCAGACCTTCCCGGAAGAGTGCCAAAACAAGAAGGCCAAAAGCAAAAGCCAGTCCGTCAGAAGTGATGACGATCTGATTCGCCAAATCCAATCGGAAATCGGTCCACGCATGATGGATCCCAAGAAGGCAGCCCAGATCAAGACCACCGAGGGCCGTCCCCGGAAGTACTACTTCACCGGCAAGTCGGATGAGGATGAGGTGGTCCAAGCGGAATCGGAGGCACGGCAATCCAGCGATGCATCGTCTGCTCAACCGGCCAAAACGCAAGAAGCGGACCTCTATCCCGTCATAGCTTCCTGGCTGCGCGCCGAACACGGGCTGTACGCCATGCGCATTGACGAGAAACGCTCCTCCAACCAACGTGGTCCCAACGGCAACAAGTGGCTCTATCCGGATCTGGTGGGTATGGAGGATCTGAGCGCCGAGTGGGATCGGGAGATCAAGGACTGCGTCAAGCAGTATGCGGACAAGAAGACCCGGTTGTGGTCGTTCGAGGTGAAGCTGCTGATCAACCGGTCCAACGTGCGGGAGGCCTATTTCCAGGCGGTTTCCAACTCGTCGTGGGCCAGCTTCGGCTATCTGGTGGCGGGAGAGATTCAGGGGAAAGACACCATGCAGGAACTGCGGATGCTGTTCGCCCTGCATGGCATAGGGGTGATCCAATTGGAGCCGGATGAGATTTCGGAAAGCCAGATCATCATCCCGGCGCGGGAGCGGCCTGAGATCGACTGGAACACTTGCAACCGGCTGGCGACCGAGAACAGCGACTTCATGGAGTTCATCCGCCGAGTTCGTCAATTCTATCAAACCGGAGATCCACGGGCATCGGATTGGGAAAAATAG
- a CDS encoding type I restriction endonuclease subunit R, with product MSTDTSEKGLEALIVRSLIDEAGYVPGDSRDYDRDHAVDLAKLLAFLQSTQPDAFDMLGLADDGPKRFQFLNRLQGEIAKRGVIDVLRLGVKHGPATVELFYGTPSPGNAKAVEFFAANLFSVTRQLRFSKDDTKLSLDVVLFINGLPIATFELKNSLTKQTVEDAIEQYKRDRDPKELLFQFGRCVVHFAVDDHEVRMCTHLKGKASWFLPFNRGWDDGAGNPPNPNGIKTDYLWREILAKPNLTDILENYAQVVEEKDDQGRRKPLKQVFPRYHQLDVVRKLLEDAKTSGAGRRYLIQHSAGSGKSNSIAWLSHQLVGLQTASKPTFDSIIVVTDRRVLDKQIRDTIKQFAQVSSVVGHAERSGDLRAFIKAGKRIIITTVQKFPFILDEIGDEHRGRTFAIIIDEAHSSQGGRTSAKMNIALAANGAEEEEESVEDAINRLMEARKVLPNASYFAFTATPKNKTLEVFGEPDPEGDKVRHLPFHSYTMKQAIQEGFILDVLRRYTPVDSYYRLMKTVEEDPRFDAKRAQKKLRRYVESHEHAIRQKAEIMIDHFHDQVVAQRKVGGHARAMVVTSGIQRAIQYFHAFKDYQKERKSPYQAIVAFSGEHEYGGDKVTEATLNGFPGNAIEESLKRDPYRFLIVADKFQTGYDEPLLHTMYVDKTLSGIKAVQTLSRLNRAHPQKHDTFVLDFMNDADGIRQSFEPYYRTTILSEETDPNRLHDLKSSLDGYQVYAWAQVEELVTLYLGGADRDRLDPILDACVAVYTGELDEDGQVDFKGKAKAFTRTYGFLASILPFSNADWEKLSIFLNFLVPKIPAPKEEDLSKGILEAIDMDSYRVEARASMAIVLPDADAEIGPVPTGGGGGKPEPELDFLSNILKTFNELFGNIDWKDADKIGKVIAEELPAKVAADKAYQNAMRNSDRQNARIEHDKALERAVIDLLSDHTELFKQFSDNPSFKKWLSETIFSATYAEAS from the coding sequence ATGAGCACCGACACCAGCGAAAAAGGGCTGGAAGCCCTCATCGTCCGATCATTGATCGACGAGGCGGGCTATGTGCCCGGTGATTCCAGAGACTACGACCGCGACCATGCCGTCGATCTGGCCAAGCTTCTGGCCTTTCTGCAATCGACCCAGCCCGACGCCTTCGACATGCTGGGGTTGGCCGACGATGGGCCAAAACGGTTCCAGTTCCTGAACCGTCTCCAGGGTGAGATCGCTAAACGCGGGGTCATCGACGTGCTGCGACTGGGCGTCAAGCACGGACCGGCCACGGTGGAGTTGTTCTACGGCACGCCATCTCCGGGTAATGCCAAGGCGGTTGAGTTTTTTGCCGCCAACTTGTTCAGCGTCACCAGACAACTGCGTTTCTCCAAGGATGACACCAAGCTCTCCCTGGACGTGGTTCTGTTCATCAATGGCTTGCCCATAGCCACCTTCGAGTTGAAGAACAGTCTGACCAAGCAGACCGTCGAGGACGCCATCGAGCAGTACAAGCGCGACCGCGACCCCAAGGAGCTGTTGTTCCAGTTCGGACGCTGCGTGGTCCACTTCGCCGTGGACGACCACGAAGTGCGCATGTGTACCCACCTGAAGGGCAAAGCTTCCTGGTTCCTGCCTTTCAACCGGGGGTGGGATGACGGCGCGGGCAACCCCCCAAACCCTAATGGGATCAAAACCGACTACTTGTGGCGTGAGATCCTCGCCAAACCGAACCTCACCGACATCCTGGAGAACTACGCCCAGGTGGTGGAGGAGAAGGACGACCAGGGGCGCAGAAAGCCGCTTAAACAGGTATTTCCCCGGTATCACCAACTGGATGTGGTGCGCAAACTTCTGGAGGATGCCAAGACCTCCGGCGCGGGACGCCGTTATCTGATCCAGCATTCGGCGGGATCGGGCAAAAGCAACTCCATCGCCTGGCTCAGCCACCAGTTGGTTGGCCTTCAAACCGCCAGCAAGCCCACCTTCGATTCGATCATCGTGGTGACCGACCGGCGGGTGCTGGACAAGCAGATCCGTGACACCATCAAGCAGTTCGCTCAGGTCTCTTCAGTGGTAGGCCATGCGGAGCGATCCGGTGACTTGCGGGCGTTCATCAAGGCGGGCAAGCGCATCATCATCACCACGGTGCAGAAGTTCCCCTTCATCCTGGACGAGATCGGCGACGAACATCGCGGGCGGACCTTCGCCATCATCATCGACGAGGCCCACTCCAGCCAGGGCGGTCGCACCTCGGCCAAAATGAACATCGCCCTGGCCGCCAACGGAGCCGAGGAGGAGGAAGAGTCCGTCGAAGACGCCATCAACCGGCTGATGGAAGCCAGGAAAGTGCTGCCCAATGCCAGCTACTTCGCCTTCACCGCTACCCCCAAGAACAAGACCCTGGAGGTTTTCGGCGAACCTGATCCCGAAGGGGACAAGGTCCGCCACCTCCCTTTCCACAGCTACACCATGAAGCAGGCCATCCAGGAGGGGTTCATCCTGGACGTGCTGAGGCGGTACACCCCGGTGGACAGCTACTACCGTCTCATGAAAACGGTGGAGGAGGATCCCCGGTTCGACGCCAAACGGGCGCAGAAGAAGCTGCGCCGCTACGTCGAGTCCCACGAGCACGCCATCCGCCAGAAGGCGGAGATCATGATCGACCATTTCCACGATCAGGTCGTCGCCCAGCGCAAGGTCGGCGGCCATGCCCGGGCCATGGTGGTGACCAGCGGTATTCAGCGCGCCATCCAGTATTTTCATGCATTCAAAGATTACCAGAAGGAGCGCAAGAGCCCGTATCAGGCCATCGTCGCCTTCTCGGGTGAGCATGAATACGGTGGTGACAAGGTGACGGAAGCCACGCTCAACGGTTTTCCCGGCAACGCCATCGAGGAGTCCCTCAAGCGAGATCCCTACCGGTTCTTGATCGTGGCAGACAAGTTCCAGACCGGCTACGACGAACCCTTGCTCCACACCATGTACGTGGACAAGACCCTCTCCGGCATCAAGGCGGTGCAAACCCTGTCGCGGCTAAACCGGGCCCACCCGCAGAAACACGACACCTTCGTACTCGACTTCATGAACGACGCCGATGGCATACGCCAGTCGTTCGAGCCCTACTACCGCACCACGATCCTCAGCGAGGAGACCGACCCGAACAGGCTGCATGACCTGAAATCGAGTCTGGACGGCTATCAGGTCTACGCCTGGGCGCAGGTGGAGGAGTTGGTGACGTTGTATCTTGGCGGGGCGGATCGGGATAGGCTCGATCCGATCCTGGATGCTTGCGTGGCGGTTTACACCGGAGAACTGGATGAAGATGGGCAGGTGGATTTTAAGGGCAAGGCCAAGGCGTTCACCCGCACCTATGGTTTTCTGGCCTCCATCCTCCCATTTTCCAATGCCGACTGGGAAAAGCTCTCCATCTTCCTCAACTTCCTCGTCCCGAAAATCCCCGCGCCGAAGGAAGAGGATCTGTCCAAGGGCATTCTGGAAGCCATCGACATGGACAGCTACCGGGTGGAAGCCCGAGCATCCATGGCCATCGTATTGCCGGATGCGGATGCCGAAATTGGTCCCGTACCCACCGGTGGAGGAGGTGGTAAGCCGGAGCCTGAGTTGGACTTCCTGAGCAATATCCTCAAGACCTTCAACGAGCTATTCGGGAATATCGATTGGAAGGACGCGGACAAGATCGGGAAGGTCATCGCGGAGGAACTCCCGGCTAAGGTCGCCGCCGACAAGGCATACCAGAACGCGATGCGGAATTCGGACAGGCAGAACGCCCGGATCGAGCACGACAAAGCGTTGGAGCGGGCGGTCATCGATCTGCTTTCGGATCACACCGAGCTATTCAAGCAGTTCAGCGATAACCCTTCCTTCAAGAAGTGGCTGTCGGAAACGATTTTTTCGGCAACCTATGCCGAGGCATCCTGA
- a CDS encoding macro domain-containing protein, protein MINITRGNLLESPAEALVNTVNTVGVMGKGIALQFKNAFPENFKVYKSVCDQRGFTTGQMLVVECRTLEGLKIIINFPTKRHWKGQSRMEDVESGLKALVKEVRDRGIRSIAIPPLGCGLGGLPWQEVRARIEKAFSELPDVEVTLYEPAGAPAPERMVNRTETPRMTQGRAAVIGLISRYKVPGYEYLLSLLEIHKLAYFLVESGENIPKLEFAKAKYGPYADNLRKALRDMEGHFTEGFGDGSSNNPETPMKLLPGAVEKAEAFLDQHPDTRDRFLRVADLIEGFETPFGMELLATVHWVVNKENAKTSEEVITKIHTWNDRKRQFSDRQIRIALGVLGRKGWLPMPIPADLV, encoded by the coding sequence ATGATTAACATTACAAGGGGGAACTTGCTGGAGTCGCCAGCCGAGGCACTGGTCAACACCGTCAATACCGTCGGCGTGATGGGCAAGGGCATCGCCCTTCAGTTCAAAAATGCTTTTCCAGAAAATTTCAAAGTTTATAAATCAGTCTGTGATCAGAGGGGGTTCACAACTGGCCAGATGTTGGTGGTGGAATGCCGTACTCTTGAAGGTCTAAAGATCATTATCAACTTCCCTACCAAACGCCATTGGAAAGGCCAAAGCCGAATGGAGGATGTCGAGTCCGGTCTGAAGGCTCTTGTGAAGGAGGTCCGCGACCGGGGTATTCGCTCCATTGCCATTCCTCCACTGGGGTGTGGTCTGGGTGGTTTGCCTTGGCAGGAGGTTCGTGCTCGTATTGAGAAGGCATTCAGTGAACTACCGGATGTTGAGGTAACGTTGTACGAGCCCGCTGGGGCTCCCGCCCCCGAAAGGATGGTCAACCGCACCGAAACGCCACGAATGACACAAGGCCGTGCAGCGGTCATCGGTCTGATCAGCCGCTACAAGGTGCCGGGTTATGAATACCTGCTTTCCCTGCTAGAGATTCACAAGCTCGCCTATTTTCTGGTTGAGTCCGGCGAAAACATCCCGAAGCTGGAGTTCGCCAAGGCCAAGTACGGCCCCTATGCTGACAATCTGCGCAAAGCCCTACGGGACATGGAGGGTCACTTCACCGAAGGATTCGGAGACGGCAGCAGCAACAATCCCGAGACGCCCATGAAATTGCTGCCAGGTGCAGTGGAGAAGGCCGAGGCTTTTCTGGATCAACATCCAGATACCAGAGACCGTTTCCTGCGCGTTGCCGATCTGATCGAAGGCTTTGAAACCCCCTTCGGCATGGAGCTTCTCGCCACAGTCCATTGGGTGGTCAACAAGGAGAACGCAAAGACCTCCGAGGAAGTCATCACCAAAATCCATACCTGGAACGATCGCAAACGCCAGTTCAGCGACCGCCAGATCCGCATCGCCCTGGGTGTGCTGGGCCGGAAAGGCTGGTTGCCGATGCCCATCCCGGCAGACCTGGTATGA